A region from the Malus domestica chromosome 07, GDT2T_hap1 genome encodes:
- the LOC103439405 gene encoding aluminum-activated malate transporter 10 produces the protein MKLNDRTLRGGLGVSVEWGINVADGTNNASVPESGLVDKALLGLKGMVGGLVLKVWRFLVKAWKLGVDEPRKAIHALKVGLAISVVLLFYYMRSLYEGVGGNAVWADMTVVVVFESTVGATLYKSINRAAGTFLAGSLGLGVHWISCKAGQNFEPIIIGTSVFLLASAATFSRFILTFSLVSISGYRVEELFELAYHRLLTVGIGTFFCILISILFYPNWAGQQLHCLIYNNLEKLADSLDGYVLEYFKDNEAVTEDNCSTKQIKGYKCVLDSKATEDNLDKFARWEPAHGSFNFKHPWKQYLKIGASMRSCAYCVKALSACMESEIKTPARIGNLKKHFSNACKTTNIHSSDILTEMVKTIKTMKKSSEIDSLVWEMNKAVQELQKSLKSVPIWLVLPTSEATDDDGKGEPIVAPLVEVLPVTTLVSLLIENAARISGIVDAVNELAGQADMKPAPQGNKTQHQTGDKPSAGEKLPFNGNVTVTVPHANCALPYGT, from the exons atgaagcttaatgatcgTACATTAagaggtggtttgggagtgag TGTCGAATGGGGGATCAATGTAGCTGATGGGACAAACAATGCATCTGTTCCAGAATCCGGGCTAGTCGACAAGGCGTTGCTAGGGTTGAAGGGTATGGTTGGAGGATTGGTGCTGAAAGTTTGGAGGTTTTTAGTGAAGGCATGGAAGTTAGGAGTTGATGAGCCCAGAAAGGCGATCCATGCTCTCAAAGTAGGGTTGGCTATTTCAGTTGTGTTGCTTTTTTACTACATGAGGTCTTTGTATGAAGGTGTAGGTGGGAACGCAGTGTGGGCGGATATGACTGTTGTGGTAGTTTTTGAATCAACTGTTG GTGCTACACTATACAAAAGCATAAATAGAGCAGCAGGAACTTTTCTTGCAGGATCACTTGGCTTGGGTGTCCATTGGATTTCTTGCAAGGCAGGACAAAATTTTGAGCCCATAATTATTGGAACCTCAGTTTTCCTCCTAG CTTCGGCAGCCACCTTCTCTCGCTTCATCCTCACCTTCAGCTTAGTTTCGATTTCCGGATATCGCGTGGAAGAGTTGTTCGAGTTAGCTTACCATAGACTGCTCACTGTTGGCATTGGGACCTTCTTTTGCATTCTAATTAGCATTCTCTTTTATCCCAATTGGGCTGGTCAGCAGCTCCACTGTTTGATCTATAATAACCTGGAGAAACTGGCTGATTCCTTGGATG GATATGTGCTGGAGTACTTCAAAGACAATGAAGCTGTGACTGAAGACAATTGTTCTACTAAGCAAATCAAGGGGTATAAATGTGTGCTCGATTCGAAGGCAACAGAAGACAATTTG GATAAATTTGCAAGATGGGAGCCTGCACATGGAAGTTTCAACTTCAAACATCCATGGAAACAGTACCTCAAGATTGGCGCATCGATGCGCAGTTGTGCTTACTGCGTCAAGGCTCTCAGCGCTTGTATGGAGTCGGAAATTAAG ACGCCGGCTAGAATCGGAAACCTAAAGAAGCATTTCAGCAATGCCTGTAAGACAACAAACATACATTCTTCAGACATCTTGACAGAAATGGTGAAAACAATTAAAACCATGAAAAAATCATCTGAGATTGACTCATTGGTTTGGGAGATGAACAAAGCAGTGCAGGAGCTTCAAAAATCTTTGAAATCTGTGCCTATCTGGCTTGTTTTACCGACATCAGAAGCAACCGATGATGATGGCAAAGGAGAACCCATCGTAGCACCACTGGTGGAGGTTCTTCCGGTGACCACATTGGTGTCTTTGCTGATTGAAAATGCAGCAAGAATCAGTGGAATTGTTGATGCAGTCAATGAGCTTGCAGGCCAGGCAGATATGAAGCCTGCACCCCAAGGAAATAAAACGCAACACCAGACCGGTGACAAGCCCTCTGCAGGAGAGAAACTTCCATTCAACGGGAATGTCACTGTGACAGTTCCCCATGCCAATTGCGCATTGCCGTATGGTACCTAA
- the LOC103439377 gene encoding protein LEAD-SENSITIVE 1, translating to MGLLTNRVERNEIKPGDHIYTYRAVFAYSHHGIYLGGSKVVHFRPKRNLNSSTESSSDVYDSMSCPTTPDCGFRQPNSGVVLSCLDCFLKNGSLYCFEYGVSPSVFLAKVRGGTCTTAASDPSETVVQRAMYLLQNGFGNYDIFQNNCEDFAMYCKTGLLVIDKQGVGSSGQASSIIGAPLAAILSSPLKLLMPSPVGVATVTAGMYCMSRYATDIGVRTDVIKVAVEDLAVNLGWGSDHEEEVSEDDDSDSSLTQITR from the exons ATGGGTTTGCTGACGAACAGAGTTGAGAGAAATGAGATCAAGCCAGGAGACCACATCTACACATACAGAGCTGTATTCGCCTACTCTCACCAtg GTATTTATCTTGGGGGAAGCAAGGTGGTCCATTTTAGACCCAAAAGAAATTTGAACTCCAGCACTGAATCATCATCTGATGTTTATGATTCAATGTCCTGTCCCACCACTCCTGACTGTGGATTCCGGCAACCCAACAGTGGTGTTGTCCTCTCGTGCCTGGACTGCTTCCTGAAAAATGGATCTCTTTACTGCTTTGAATATGGGGTTAGCCCTTCAGTTTTCCTTGCAAAAGTACGGGGTGGCACATGCACCACTGCAGCATCCGACCCATCAGAAACGGTTGTCCAACGTGCCATGTATCTTCTTCAAAACGGATTTGGCAACTACGATATTTTTCAAAACAACTGCGAGGATTTTGCTATGTATTGCAAAACCGGTCTCTTGGTAATAGACAAGCAAGGTGTGGGAAGTAGTGGTCAAGCTTCTTCTATTATTGGTGCCCCATTGgcagccattctttcttctcctcTGAAGTTGTTGATGCCAAGCCCGGTTGGTGTGGCTACTGTAACAGCTGGGATGTACTGTATGAGCAGGTATGCAACTGATATTGGCGTTCGAACTGATGTGATCAAGGTCGCCGTGGAGGATTTGGCCGTGAACTTGGGTTGGGGCAGTGACCATGAGGAGGAAGTGAGTGAGGACGATGATTCCGATTCCTCTCTTACACAGATTACCAGGTGA
- the LOC103439376 gene encoding bifunctional fucokinase/fucose pyrophosphorylase isoform X2 codes for METKFSRSKQKADAAAVLRKSWYHLRLSVRHPTRVPTWDAVVLTAASPEQAELYEWQLTRAKRAGRIAASTITLAVPDPHGQRIGSGAATLHAIHALAKHYRALGLHSEVAATSNGGFGFSESNRNATGNEMDDDLSEMVSFIAKRHILLLHAGGDSKRVPWANPTGKVFLPLPYMAADDPDGPVPLLFDHILAIASCARQAFKNEGGIFTMTGDVLPCFDASNMVLPEDTSCIITVPITLDIASNHGVVVASKRRNVEKSYPVSFVDNLLQKPSVDELVKNNAILDDGRTLLDTGIIAVRGKGWEELVILACSCQPMISELLKTRKEMSLYEDLVAAWVPAKHDWLRLRPSGKELVSRLGKQKMFSYCAYDLSFLHFGTSSEILDHLSGAASGLVGRRHQCSIPASTLSDIAASAVLLSSKIAPAVSIGEDSLIYDSTIPSGMQVGSLSIVVGINVPEVNSSAAENSFRFILPDRHCLWEVPLVGHTGRVIVYCGLHDNPKVSLSKDGTFCGKPWRKVVQDLGIQENDLWSSMGTHEKCLWNSKIFPILSYFEMLTLASWLMGLSDENSEHLLSLWRSSPRVSLEELHRSIDFSKMCHGSIDHQADLAAGIAKACINYGMLGRNLYQLCEEVLQKEDLGVKVCEEFLSLCPGLLEQNSKIIPKSRAFQVQVDLLRACSNETTARKLEHKVWNAVADETASAVKYGFKEHLYETPSDISILSHKNNDFDGCVDHSFHPRKVKVELPVRVDFVGGWSDTPPWSLERSGCVLNMAISLEGSLPIGTIIETTKKTGVCISDDGGNELHIKDLTSIATPFDDNDPFRLVKSALLVTGIIHENALASRGLQIRTWACVPRGSGLGTSSILAAAVVKGLLQITDGDESNENVARLVLVLEQLMGTGGGWQDQIGGLYPGIKCTSSFPGIPLRLQVVPLLASPPLISELQQRLLVVFTGQVRLAHQVLQKVVTRYLRRDNLLISSIKRLAELAKIGREALMNCDIDDLGEIMLEAWRLHQELDPYCSNEFVDQLFRFAHQYCSGYKLVGAGGGGFALLLAKDAKQAKELRLLLEQDSNFDVKVYNWNVFLDN; via the exons ATGGAAACCAAATTCTCGCGATCCAAACAGAAGGCTGACGCGGCAGCTGTGCTCCGGAAATCATGGTACCACCTCAGGCTGTCGGTAAGGCACCCGACCCGGGTTCCCACTTGGGACGCCGTCGTATTGACGGCGGCTAGCCCCGAGCAGGCCGAGCTCTACGAGTGGCAGCTCACTCGCGCCAAGCGGGCGGGCCGCATAGCCGCCTCCACGATCACACTCGCTGTGCCTGACCCCCATGGCCAGCGCATCGGCTCCGGCGCCGCCACTCTCCACGCCATTCACGCCCTCGCCAAGCATTACCGTGCGTTGGGCCTACACTCAGAG GTGGCAGCTACAAGCAATGGTGGTTTTGGGTTCTCGGAGTCAAATCGAAATGCAACTGGCAATGAAATGGATGATGATCTCTCGGAAATGGTTAGCTTCATTGCCAAGAGGCATATATTATTGCTTCATGCTGGTGGTGATTCGAAAAGGGTCCCCTGGGCAAATCCCACGGGGAAAGTTTTCCTGCCACTTCCATATATGGCAGCTGACGACCCTGATGGGCCAGTCCCGCTGCTTTTTGATCATATACTTGCAATTGCTTCTTGTGCAAGACAAGCTTTTAAAAATGAAG GTGGAATATTTACTATGACTGGAGACGTACTTCCATGTTTTGATGCCTCCAACATGGTGCTTCCAGAGGACACATCCTGTATCATAACTGTTCCCATCACCCTTGATATCGCGTCTAACCATGGTGTTGTTGTGGCATCTAAGAGAAGAAATGTAGAAAAAAGTTATCCTGTCAGCTTTGTTGATAATCTCTTACAGAAACCTAGCGTAGACGAACTTGTTAAGAACAATGCAATTCTTGATGATGGTAGAACACTTCTTGACACTGGAATAATAGCGGTTAGAGGTAAAGGGTGGGAGGAGCTTGTTATACTTGCATGTTCCTGCCAACCAATGATTTCGGAGCTTCTGAAGACCAGAAAGGAG ATGAGCTTATATGAAGATCTTGTAGCAGCTTGGGTACCTGCAAAGCATGACTGGTTGCGACTGCGCCCTTCAGGCAAAGAACTGGTCAGCAGATTAGGAAAACAGAAGATGTTTAGCTACTGCGCTT ATGATTTGTCGTTCTTACATTTTGGAACTTCAAGTGAGATTTTGGATCATCTGAGTGGAGCTGCCTCGGGACTGGTCGGTCGAAGACACCAGTGTTCTATCCCAGCAAGCACTCTATCTGACATTGCAGCATCCGCTGTTCTTCTTTCTAGTAAAATTGCACCTGCTGTCTCGATTGGGGAAGATTCTCTTATATATGATTCAACCATTCCGAGTGGAATGCAAGTTGGTTCTCTGTCCATAGTTGTTGGTATCAATGTTCCAGAAGTAAATAGTAGTGCTGCAGAAAATTCATTTAGATTCATACTTCCGGATCGCCATTGTCTTTGGGAGGTTCCTCTAGTCGGACACACTGGAAGAGTCATAGTATATTGTGGCCTTCATGATAACCCCAAGGTTTCACTCTCTAAGGATGGCACTTTTTGTGGGAAACCCTGGAGGAAGGTTGTGCAAGATTTAGGAATCCAAGAAAATGATCTATGGAGCTCAATGGGTACTCATGAAAAGTGTTTGTGGAATTCAAAAATATTCCCCATTCTTTCTTACTTTGAGATGCTAACTTTGGCATCGTGGTTGATGGGCTTGAGTGATGAAAATTCTGAGCATTTGCTTTCTCTGTGGAGAAGTTCACCTCGTGTTAGTTTAGAGGAGTTGCATAGATCAATTGATTTTTCAAAGATGTGTCATGGTTCAATTGATCATCAAGCAGACCTTGCAGCTGGAATCGCTAAAGCATGCATTAATTATGGGATGTTGGGCCGCAATTTATATCAGTTGTGTGAAGAAGTTCTGCAAAAGGAAGATTTAGGAGTCAAAGTATGTGAGGAATTTCTAAGTCTTTGTCCCGGACTCCTGGAGCAGAACTCTAAGATCATTCCCAAAAGCCGAGCATTCCAGGTTCAAGTTGATCTTCTTCGAGCATGCAGCAATGAAACAACAGCACGTAAGTTGGAGCACAAAGTTTGGAATGCAGTTGCTGATGAAACAGCTTCAGCTGTAAAATATGGTTTTAAAG AACATCTCTATGAGACTCCCAGCGATATCTCTATTCTGTCCCATAAGAACAATGATTTCGACGGCTGTGTGGATCATTCATTCCACCCCAGAAAGGTGAAGGTTGAATTACCAGTTCGTGTGGATTTTGTTGGGGGTTGGAGTGACACTCCTCCATGGAGCTTGGAGCGCTCTGGTTGTGTTCTGAATATGGCAATAAGTTTGGAAGGTTCTCTTCCAATTGGCACCATCATCGAGACAACGAAAAAAACTGGTGTCTGTATTAGTGATGATGGTGGAAATGAGTTACACATTAAGGACCTAACCTCAATTGCCACACCATTTGATGACAACGATCCATTTCGGCTTGTCAAATCCGCACTGCTTGTGACTGGCATTATTCACGAAAATGCTCTTGCATCCAGGGGTCTGCAGATCAGGACATGGGCTTGCGTACCTCGTGGAAGTGGCTTGGGGACTTCTAGCATCTTAGCAGCTGCAGTTGTGAAAGGACTTCTTCAGATTACCGATGGAGATGAAAGTAATGAAAATGTTGCGAGACTTGTTCTTGTATTAGAACAGCTCATGGGGACAGGTGGTGGTTGGCAGGATCAGATTGGGGGTCTCTACCCGGGTATTAAATGTACTTCAAGTTTTCCTGGTATCCCATTGCGACTACAAGTCGTCCCACTCTTGGCTTCCCCACCGTTAATTTCAGAGTTGCAGCAACGCTTGCTTGTGGTTTTTACCGGTCAA GTTCGACTTGCACACCAAGTCTTGCAAAAGGTGGTAACCCGCTACCTCCGAAGGGACAACCTTCTTATATCGAGCATCAAGCGCCTCGCTGAACTGGCCAAGATTGGGAGAGAAGCGTTGATGAACTGTGACATAGACGACCTTGGGGAGATAATGCTAGAGGCTTGGAGGCTGCATCAAGAACTCGACCCTTACTGCAGTAACGAGTTTGTGGATCAACTCTTCAGATTCGCACACCAGTACTGCTCCGGCTACAAGCTCGTGGGTGCCGGAGGCGGAGGCTTTGCCTTGTTGCTTGCCAAGGATGCCAAGCAGGCAAAGGAACTAAGGCTCTTGCTGGAACAAGATTCAAATTTTGACGTCAAAGTATACAACTGGAACGTCTtcttagataattaa
- the LOC103439376 gene encoding bifunctional fucokinase/fucose pyrophosphorylase isoform X1, whose protein sequence is METKFSRSKQKADAAAVLRKSWYHLRLSVRHPTRVPTWDAVVLTAASPEQAELYEWQLTRAKRAGRIAASTITLAVPDPHGQRIGSGAATLHAIHALAKHYRALGLHSEQVAATSNGGFGFSESNRNATGNEMDDDLSEMVSFIAKRHILLLHAGGDSKRVPWANPTGKVFLPLPYMAADDPDGPVPLLFDHILAIASCARQAFKNEGGIFTMTGDVLPCFDASNMVLPEDTSCIITVPITLDIASNHGVVVASKRRNVEKSYPVSFVDNLLQKPSVDELVKNNAILDDGRTLLDTGIIAVRGKGWEELVILACSCQPMISELLKTRKEMSLYEDLVAAWVPAKHDWLRLRPSGKELVSRLGKQKMFSYCAYDLSFLHFGTSSEILDHLSGAASGLVGRRHQCSIPASTLSDIAASAVLLSSKIAPAVSIGEDSLIYDSTIPSGMQVGSLSIVVGINVPEVNSSAAENSFRFILPDRHCLWEVPLVGHTGRVIVYCGLHDNPKVSLSKDGTFCGKPWRKVVQDLGIQENDLWSSMGTHEKCLWNSKIFPILSYFEMLTLASWLMGLSDENSEHLLSLWRSSPRVSLEELHRSIDFSKMCHGSIDHQADLAAGIAKACINYGMLGRNLYQLCEEVLQKEDLGVKVCEEFLSLCPGLLEQNSKIIPKSRAFQVQVDLLRACSNETTARKLEHKVWNAVADETASAVKYGFKEHLYETPSDISILSHKNNDFDGCVDHSFHPRKVKVELPVRVDFVGGWSDTPPWSLERSGCVLNMAISLEGSLPIGTIIETTKKTGVCISDDGGNELHIKDLTSIATPFDDNDPFRLVKSALLVTGIIHENALASRGLQIRTWACVPRGSGLGTSSILAAAVVKGLLQITDGDESNENVARLVLVLEQLMGTGGGWQDQIGGLYPGIKCTSSFPGIPLRLQVVPLLASPPLISELQQRLLVVFTGQVRLAHQVLQKVVTRYLRRDNLLISSIKRLAELAKIGREALMNCDIDDLGEIMLEAWRLHQELDPYCSNEFVDQLFRFAHQYCSGYKLVGAGGGGFALLLAKDAKQAKELRLLLEQDSNFDVKVYNWNVFLDN, encoded by the exons ATGGAAACCAAATTCTCGCGATCCAAACAGAAGGCTGACGCGGCAGCTGTGCTCCGGAAATCATGGTACCACCTCAGGCTGTCGGTAAGGCACCCGACCCGGGTTCCCACTTGGGACGCCGTCGTATTGACGGCGGCTAGCCCCGAGCAGGCCGAGCTCTACGAGTGGCAGCTCACTCGCGCCAAGCGGGCGGGCCGCATAGCCGCCTCCACGATCACACTCGCTGTGCCTGACCCCCATGGCCAGCGCATCGGCTCCGGCGCCGCCACTCTCCACGCCATTCACGCCCTCGCCAAGCATTACCGTGCGTTGGGCCTACACTCAGAG CAGGTGGCAGCTACAAGCAATGGTGGTTTTGGGTTCTCGGAGTCAAATCGAAATGCAACTGGCAATGAAATGGATGATGATCTCTCGGAAATGGTTAGCTTCATTGCCAAGAGGCATATATTATTGCTTCATGCTGGTGGTGATTCGAAAAGGGTCCCCTGGGCAAATCCCACGGGGAAAGTTTTCCTGCCACTTCCATATATGGCAGCTGACGACCCTGATGGGCCAGTCCCGCTGCTTTTTGATCATATACTTGCAATTGCTTCTTGTGCAAGACAAGCTTTTAAAAATGAAG GTGGAATATTTACTATGACTGGAGACGTACTTCCATGTTTTGATGCCTCCAACATGGTGCTTCCAGAGGACACATCCTGTATCATAACTGTTCCCATCACCCTTGATATCGCGTCTAACCATGGTGTTGTTGTGGCATCTAAGAGAAGAAATGTAGAAAAAAGTTATCCTGTCAGCTTTGTTGATAATCTCTTACAGAAACCTAGCGTAGACGAACTTGTTAAGAACAATGCAATTCTTGATGATGGTAGAACACTTCTTGACACTGGAATAATAGCGGTTAGAGGTAAAGGGTGGGAGGAGCTTGTTATACTTGCATGTTCCTGCCAACCAATGATTTCGGAGCTTCTGAAGACCAGAAAGGAG ATGAGCTTATATGAAGATCTTGTAGCAGCTTGGGTACCTGCAAAGCATGACTGGTTGCGACTGCGCCCTTCAGGCAAAGAACTGGTCAGCAGATTAGGAAAACAGAAGATGTTTAGCTACTGCGCTT ATGATTTGTCGTTCTTACATTTTGGAACTTCAAGTGAGATTTTGGATCATCTGAGTGGAGCTGCCTCGGGACTGGTCGGTCGAAGACACCAGTGTTCTATCCCAGCAAGCACTCTATCTGACATTGCAGCATCCGCTGTTCTTCTTTCTAGTAAAATTGCACCTGCTGTCTCGATTGGGGAAGATTCTCTTATATATGATTCAACCATTCCGAGTGGAATGCAAGTTGGTTCTCTGTCCATAGTTGTTGGTATCAATGTTCCAGAAGTAAATAGTAGTGCTGCAGAAAATTCATTTAGATTCATACTTCCGGATCGCCATTGTCTTTGGGAGGTTCCTCTAGTCGGACACACTGGAAGAGTCATAGTATATTGTGGCCTTCATGATAACCCCAAGGTTTCACTCTCTAAGGATGGCACTTTTTGTGGGAAACCCTGGAGGAAGGTTGTGCAAGATTTAGGAATCCAAGAAAATGATCTATGGAGCTCAATGGGTACTCATGAAAAGTGTTTGTGGAATTCAAAAATATTCCCCATTCTTTCTTACTTTGAGATGCTAACTTTGGCATCGTGGTTGATGGGCTTGAGTGATGAAAATTCTGAGCATTTGCTTTCTCTGTGGAGAAGTTCACCTCGTGTTAGTTTAGAGGAGTTGCATAGATCAATTGATTTTTCAAAGATGTGTCATGGTTCAATTGATCATCAAGCAGACCTTGCAGCTGGAATCGCTAAAGCATGCATTAATTATGGGATGTTGGGCCGCAATTTATATCAGTTGTGTGAAGAAGTTCTGCAAAAGGAAGATTTAGGAGTCAAAGTATGTGAGGAATTTCTAAGTCTTTGTCCCGGACTCCTGGAGCAGAACTCTAAGATCATTCCCAAAAGCCGAGCATTCCAGGTTCAAGTTGATCTTCTTCGAGCATGCAGCAATGAAACAACAGCACGTAAGTTGGAGCACAAAGTTTGGAATGCAGTTGCTGATGAAACAGCTTCAGCTGTAAAATATGGTTTTAAAG AACATCTCTATGAGACTCCCAGCGATATCTCTATTCTGTCCCATAAGAACAATGATTTCGACGGCTGTGTGGATCATTCATTCCACCCCAGAAAGGTGAAGGTTGAATTACCAGTTCGTGTGGATTTTGTTGGGGGTTGGAGTGACACTCCTCCATGGAGCTTGGAGCGCTCTGGTTGTGTTCTGAATATGGCAATAAGTTTGGAAGGTTCTCTTCCAATTGGCACCATCATCGAGACAACGAAAAAAACTGGTGTCTGTATTAGTGATGATGGTGGAAATGAGTTACACATTAAGGACCTAACCTCAATTGCCACACCATTTGATGACAACGATCCATTTCGGCTTGTCAAATCCGCACTGCTTGTGACTGGCATTATTCACGAAAATGCTCTTGCATCCAGGGGTCTGCAGATCAGGACATGGGCTTGCGTACCTCGTGGAAGTGGCTTGGGGACTTCTAGCATCTTAGCAGCTGCAGTTGTGAAAGGACTTCTTCAGATTACCGATGGAGATGAAAGTAATGAAAATGTTGCGAGACTTGTTCTTGTATTAGAACAGCTCATGGGGACAGGTGGTGGTTGGCAGGATCAGATTGGGGGTCTCTACCCGGGTATTAAATGTACTTCAAGTTTTCCTGGTATCCCATTGCGACTACAAGTCGTCCCACTCTTGGCTTCCCCACCGTTAATTTCAGAGTTGCAGCAACGCTTGCTTGTGGTTTTTACCGGTCAA GTTCGACTTGCACACCAAGTCTTGCAAAAGGTGGTAACCCGCTACCTCCGAAGGGACAACCTTCTTATATCGAGCATCAAGCGCCTCGCTGAACTGGCCAAGATTGGGAGAGAAGCGTTGATGAACTGTGACATAGACGACCTTGGGGAGATAATGCTAGAGGCTTGGAGGCTGCATCAAGAACTCGACCCTTACTGCAGTAACGAGTTTGTGGATCAACTCTTCAGATTCGCACACCAGTACTGCTCCGGCTACAAGCTCGTGGGTGCCGGAGGCGGAGGCTTTGCCTTGTTGCTTGCCAAGGATGCCAAGCAGGCAAAGGAACTAAGGCTCTTGCTGGAACAAGATTCAAATTTTGACGTCAAAGTATACAACTGGAACGTCTtcttagataattaa
- the LOC103439386 gene encoding protein yippee-like At4g27745 isoform X1, with the protein MADLAGPRLYGCYKCQNHVCCHDDIVSKAFQVIQAHASRGRAFLFSHATNVVVGPKEDRHLITGLHTVADVHCCDCGEVLGWKYVKAYEELQKYKEGKFVLEKFKIVKVNW; encoded by the exons ATGGCTGATTTAGCTGGGCCAAGGTTGTATGGCTGCTACAAGTGCCAGAATCACGTTTGCTGTCATGATGATATTGTCTCTAAAGCTTTTCAGGTGATCCAAGCACAT GCAAGCCGTGGCAGGGCCTTTCTGTTCTCCCATGCAACGAACGTGGTCGTAGGGCCTAAAGAGGATCGGCATCTGATCACAGGTCTCCACACAGTTGCTGATGTACACTGCTGTGATTGTGGGGAGGTATTAGGCTGGAAATATGTCAAGGCTTATGAGGAATTGCAGAAGTACAAAGAAGGAAAATTCGTTCTTGAAAAATTTAAGATTGTTAAGGTCAATTGGTAG
- the LOC103439386 gene encoding protein yippee-like At4g27745 isoform X2: MADLAGPRLYGCYKCQNHVCCHDDIVSKAFQASRGRAFLFSHATNVVVGPKEDRHLITGLHTVADVHCCDCGEVLGWKYVKAYEELQKYKEGKFVLEKFKIVKVNW; this comes from the exons ATGGCTGATTTAGCTGGGCCAAGGTTGTATGGCTGCTACAAGTGCCAGAATCACGTTTGCTGTCATGATGATATTGTCTCTAAAGCTTTTCAG GCAAGCCGTGGCAGGGCCTTTCTGTTCTCCCATGCAACGAACGTGGTCGTAGGGCCTAAAGAGGATCGGCATCTGATCACAGGTCTCCACACAGTTGCTGATGTACACTGCTGTGATTGTGGGGAGGTATTAGGCTGGAAATATGTCAAGGCTTATGAGGAATTGCAGAAGTACAAAGAAGGAAAATTCGTTCTTGAAAAATTTAAGATTGTTAAGGTCAATTGGTAG
- the LOC103439385 gene encoding calcium-binding protein KIC translates to MENKGNTSRKSTAPTEYQDLLPVMAEKLDVETFVSELCGGFRLLADPERGLITSESLKKNSALLGMEGMSKEDAEGMVREGDLDGDGALSETEFCILMVRLSPGIMEDAETWLEKALDQELNKSSDQL, encoded by the coding sequence aTGGAAAACAAGGGCAACACCTCAAGGAAGTCCACAGCACCAACTGAATACCAAGACTTGCTGCCAGTCATGGCGGAGAAGCTGGACGTGGAGACGTTTGTGTCAGAGTTATGTGGAGGTTTCCGGCTTCTGGCAGACCCGGAACGGGGGCTGATCACGTCGGAGAGCCTGAAGAAGAATTCAGCGCTTCTCGGGATGGAGGGGATGAGCAAGGAGGATGCCGAAGGAATGGTTAGGGAAGGAGATCTTGATGGAGATGGTGCACTCAGTGAGACTGAGTTTTGTATACTGATGGTGAGGCTTAGTCCTGGGATTATGGAAGATGCTGAGACATGGCTTGAGAAAGCACTTGATCAAGAACTCAACAAGTCTTCTGATCAACTTTGA
- the LOC103439383 gene encoding serine/arginine-rich splicing factor RS31A encodes MTGAGYLGNGLKGERGRHHDGSKSLANQRPTKSLFVIIFYPVHTKVRDIERHFEPYGKVLHVRIRRNFAFVQFDTQEEATEALQATHLSPVYDRYNGPVYDRRRSPERGRNVSPEYGRYRSRSPIQR; translated from the exons ATGACAGGCGCAGGCTATCTGGGGAATGGGCTAAAG GGTGAACGTGGTCGCCATCATGATGGGTCTAAATCACTGGCAAACCAGAGGCCGACTAAAAGTTTGTTTGTTATCATCTTTTATCCCGTCCACACCAAAGTTCGTGATATTGAAAGGCACTTTGAGCCTTATGGGAAGGTGCTTCATGTCAGAATTCGTCGGAACTTTGCATTTGTGCAGTTTGACACGCAGGAAGAAGCTACTGAAGCTCTTCAGGCTACACATTTGAG CCCTGTTTATGACAGGTACAACGGTCCAGTGTATGACAGGCGCAGGAGTCCTGAACGTGGAAGGAATGTGAGTCCTGAATACGGCAGATACCGCAG TCGCTCGCCTATCCAAAGATGA